A stretch of Bacillus pseudomycoides DNA encodes these proteins:
- a CDS encoding radical SAM protein, with the protein MEQYFIYDEHLGIEVPELQEKWEDIPEKMQHAILLKWEQIRGKIPDRIKELEYHINQKQHRLNNEENFEISCRLNSEIADLASIINDLWLWYRLTQSVSEGKTHQ; encoded by the coding sequence ATGGAACAATATTTTATATACGATGAACACCTAGGAATAGAAGTACCTGAACTACAAGAAAAATGGGAAGATATCCCTGAAAAAATGCAGCATGCTATTTTATTAAAGTGGGAACAAATTCGCGGGAAAATTCCTGATCGTATAAAAGAGCTCGAATATCATATTAATCAAAAACAACATCGTTTAAATAACGAAGAGAACTTTGAAATATCCTGTAGGCTCAATTCTGAAATCGCAGATCTTGCCTCCATCATTAATGATCTATGGCTTTGGTATCGCCTTACTCAAAGTGTGTCAGAGGGAAAAACTCATCAATAA
- a CDS encoding polyamine aminopropyltransferase translates to MTEKEKSIQKRRIFTSSGIVSICGIVYQVLYGAAGGYLFGDSTLFYCLTIGLFLSGMGIGAMHSEKFHRHLLSTFIVTEYLIAIIGGFSIFMVFFMQAHFGDGTAKIILYSIIVVTGYLTGLELPLLIRKSEEINADLKESTAKVLFFDYAGSLIGTVTFALLLRPMLGLIKTAFFIAFINILVAVWLSFVFKKEMNHVYLRVTGMILTIIIALGFLFGERYAYTLENKLYRDPVVLKKQTKYQKIIMTKGPGDVRLYQNGQLQFSEADEHRYHEALVHIPMSLAPKKHNVLVLGGGDGLATREILKYKEVKRITLVDLDPEMIKLAKENPHLLRLNQNSFRSSKMNFVNDDAFNFLKQTNDFYDVIIIDLPDPNNEALNKLYTWEFYSLVRNHLSQEGFVSIQSTSPVFATEAFWTISKTVKSTGLYAKNYHLDIPSFGNWGFTIASREQFKINSMRLTVDTEYLAEEMIPSLFQFGKDEDEIITKNGEVIELPVNRLNEPNLLDLYEKGWNYY, encoded by the coding sequence ATGACAGAAAAGGAAAAATCGATTCAGAAAAGAAGAATCTTCACTTCATCAGGGATTGTATCAATTTGTGGCATTGTATATCAGGTTTTATATGGAGCGGCAGGTGGATATTTGTTTGGGGATTCTACGCTTTTTTATTGTTTAACGATAGGGCTCTTTTTAAGTGGTATGGGTATTGGAGCGATGCATAGTGAAAAATTTCATCGTCACTTATTATCAACGTTTATTGTAACAGAATACCTTATTGCCATTATTGGTGGATTTTCTATTTTTATGGTTTTCTTTATGCAAGCTCACTTTGGTGACGGGACAGCTAAAATTATCTTATATTCCATTATTGTTGTCACAGGTTATTTAACTGGTTTAGAATTACCGCTTTTAATTCGGAAATCAGAAGAAATTAATGCTGATTTAAAGGAATCTACTGCAAAAGTGCTTTTCTTTGATTATGCGGGCAGTTTAATCGGAACCGTGACGTTTGCTTTATTATTGAGACCAATGTTAGGTCTTATTAAGACAGCCTTTTTCATTGCGTTCATCAATATCCTTGTTGCGGTATGGTTAAGCTTTGTCTTTAAAAAAGAAATGAATCATGTTTACTTACGAGTTACTGGCATGATTTTAACGATTATAATAGCACTGGGTTTTCTGTTTGGAGAAAGATATGCGTATACATTAGAAAATAAGTTATATCGAGATCCGGTTGTATTAAAAAAGCAAACAAAATATCAAAAAATTATTATGACGAAAGGCCCTGGAGATGTACGGTTATACCAAAACGGACAGCTGCAATTCTCAGAGGCTGATGAACATAGATACCATGAAGCTTTAGTACATATTCCGATGTCTCTCGCTCCTAAAAAACACAATGTTTTAGTATTAGGCGGGGGAGATGGTTTAGCGACGAGAGAGATTTTAAAATACAAAGAGGTAAAAAGAATTACTTTAGTTGATTTAGATCCAGAGATGATTAAGCTAGCTAAAGAAAATCCTCATTTACTACGATTAAATCAAAATTCATTTCGTTCTAGCAAAATGAATTTTGTTAATGATGATGCATTCAACTTTTTAAAACAAACGAATGATTTTTATGATGTAATCATCATTGATTTACCCGATCCCAATAATGAGGCACTGAATAAACTTTACACATGGGAATTTTACAGTCTTGTTAGAAATCATTTATCTCAGGAAGGATTTGTTTCCATCCAATCTACGTCACCAGTATTTGCAACAGAAGCTTTTTGGACAATTAGTAAGACAGTAAAATCTACAGGATTATATGCAAAAAATTATCATTTAGATATCCCTTCATTTGGAAATTGGGGATTTACAATTGCGTCTAGAGAACAATTTAAAATAAATAGTATGAGGCTTACTGTAGATACGGAATATTTGGCAGAAGAAATGATTCCATCTCTATTTCAATTTGGGAAAGATGAAGATGAGATAATCACAAAGAATGGGGAGGTAATTGAGTTACCCGTTAACCGTTTGAATGAGCCCAATTTATTAGACCTATATGAAAAGGGATGGAATTACTATTAA
- a CDS encoding DUF350 domain-containing protein: MFNEILDVQEVLHTLLYFVVLLGVTIICMFIFEMITPYNDREQLLKGNKAVAIQFFGKIIGITLIMKSAIATNDSLLGAAIWGVIGFVLMLIGYFIFEFLTPRVRVDKEIESGNVAVGIIAASISLAIALITSGAIS, from the coding sequence ATGTTTAATGAAATTTTAGATGTACAAGAAGTATTACATACGCTTCTTTATTTTGTTGTTTTATTAGGTGTAACAATCATTTGTATGTTTATTTTTGAAATGATTACACCGTATAATGATCGGGAGCAGTTACTAAAAGGAAATAAAGCTGTTGCCATTCAGTTTTTTGGAAAAATAATAGGGATTACGTTAATTATGAAATCAGCTATTGCTACGAATGATTCTCTTCTTGGTGCGGCAATTTGGGGTGTTATTGGTTTTGTACTTATGCTAATTGGTTATTTTATCTTTGAGTTTCTCACTCCGCGCGTTCGTGTTGATAAAGAAATTGAAAGTGGAAATGTTGCGGTAGGAATTATCGCTGCAAGTATTTCCTTAGCAATAGCATTAATAACATCGGGAGCTATTTCGTAG
- a CDS encoding DUF4247 domain-containing protein, whose translation MKKIFLIISSLLLILTACSTDGFVSSNYEHIETMENDLGDSAQVYTVENKTVKEVAQEIIANEKPKYVSKESDTEMFILYPESSNEEFIQITQDPINSNHTVVEVANEDFAENSYDFSLLETMGVLGVAATLYGWNKADFDNKKKRSGYRGYVSAFSNNPANFQEEEGSSSSGSGGRGFSVNIEKKSSESGSIRSGSTVRGGGPGTGK comes from the coding sequence ATGAAAAAAATTTTTTTGATTATCTCATCGTTACTATTAATTTTAACAGCTTGTAGTACAGATGGATTTGTCTCATCTAACTATGAGCACATTGAAACAATGGAAAATGATTTAGGTGATAGTGCCCAGGTCTACACAGTGGAAAACAAAACTGTAAAAGAAGTGGCGCAAGAAATTATTGCTAATGAAAAGCCAAAGTATGTTTCGAAAGAAAGTGATACAGAAATGTTTATTCTGTATCCTGAAAGTTCCAATGAAGAATTTATCCAAATCACTCAGGATCCAATAAATTCAAATCATACAGTTGTTGAGGTAGCAAATGAAGATTTTGCTGAAAATAGTTATGATTTCTCTTTACTTGAAACAATGGGTGTATTAGGTGTTGCTGCTACGCTTTATGGTTGGAATAAAGCAGATTTTGATAATAAGAAAAAAAGAAGTGGTTACAGAGGATACGTAAGTGCTTTTAGCAATAATCCTGCTAATTTCCAAGAGGAAGAAGGCTCGAGTTCTTCAGGATCTGGCGGTAGAGGCTTTTCAGTGAACATTGAAAAAAAATCATCAGAGAGCGGCTCCATACGAAGCGGGAGTACAGTTCGTGGCGGTGGCCCAGGAACAGGGAAATAG